A genomic window from Candidatus Kouleothrix ribensis includes:
- a CDS encoding D-alanine--D-alanine ligase, protein MTQKLRIGVLFGGQSGEHEVSLVSAAAVLENLDRARYEVVPIGITKQGRWLAGPGAMPALLAAADRLKLPASGQQPADHGQPASDTALALDEMSLPTTDWRQQAGIDLIFPVLHGPMGEDGTVQGLMQLAGVAYVGCGVLASAVGMDKAMMKAAFAAAGLPLLPWLLVRRVDWQRAPAQVAEQIEAQLHYPVFVKPANMGSSVGISKATDRATLERGLAEAAHYDRRIVIEQGINAREIEISVLGNDDVVASVPGEVVPSNEWYDYQAKYLGGESQIVIPAEIAPALAEQVRVLAIQAFNAVDGAGLARVDFLLDKDTGGVYLNEVNTMPGFTPVSMYAKMWQASGVAYSQLLDRLIALALERHQSVMGDTR, encoded by the coding sequence ATGACTCAGAAGCTGCGTATCGGCGTGCTGTTCGGCGGCCAATCGGGCGAACACGAGGTCTCGCTCGTGTCGGCTGCCGCAGTGCTCGAGAACCTTGACCGCGCCAGATACGAGGTTGTGCCGATCGGCATCACCAAGCAGGGCCGCTGGCTGGCCGGGCCAGGCGCCATGCCGGCGCTGCTGGCCGCCGCCGATCGGCTGAAGCTGCCGGCCAGCGGCCAGCAGCCGGCCGATCACGGCCAGCCGGCCTCGGACACCGCGCTGGCGCTAGATGAGATGAGCCTGCCAACCACCGACTGGCGGCAGCAGGCTGGGATTGACCTGATCTTCCCGGTGCTGCACGGCCCGATGGGCGAAGACGGCACGGTGCAGGGCTTGATGCAGCTGGCCGGCGTGGCGTATGTCGGCTGCGGCGTGCTGGCCTCGGCCGTGGGTATGGACAAGGCCATGATGAAGGCGGCCTTCGCCGCCGCCGGGCTGCCGCTGCTGCCCTGGCTGCTGGTGCGCCGGGTCGATTGGCAGCGCGCGCCGGCACAGGTGGCCGAGCAGATCGAGGCCCAGCTGCACTACCCGGTGTTCGTCAAGCCGGCCAACATGGGCAGCAGCGTTGGCATTAGCAAGGCCACCGACCGCGCCACGCTCGAGCGCGGCCTGGCCGAGGCGGCGCACTACGACCGGCGGATCGTGATCGAGCAGGGCATCAATGCCCGCGAGATCGAGATCAGCGTGCTGGGCAACGACGACGTTGTGGCCAGCGTGCCCGGCGAGGTGGTGCCCTCGAACGAGTGGTACGACTACCAGGCCAAATACCTGGGCGGCGAGTCGCAGATCGTGATCCCGGCCGAGATCGCGCCGGCACTGGCCGAGCAGGTGCGCGTGCTGGCCATCCAGGCCTTCAACGCCGTCGATGGCGCCGGGCTGGCGCGGGTCGATTTCTTGCTCGATAAAGACACCGGCGGGGTATACCTGAACGAGGTCAACACCATGCCCGGCTTCACGCCGGTGAGCATGTACGCCAAGATGTGGCAGGCCAGCGGCGTGGCGTACAGCCAGCTGCTCGATCGGCTGATCGCGCTGGCGCTCGAGCGGCATCAATCAGTGATGGGAGATACGCGGTGA
- the murB gene encoding UDP-N-acetylmuramate dehydrogenase, whose protein sequence is MIETIVENEPLAKYTAWRIGGPARWFGTAATPAALHATLSWAGERGVQVFVLGGGTNLLVRDSGFAGLVLRLRDQSVQMQAAGDVGYARVGAGAPMAGTVRRLAAQGWAGLEWAEGLPGTIGGAVFGNAGCYGGDIATILRRAWLQVGDHVEEWPVERFGYGYRTSALKAERAALPLAGAAAPTGAERPQPATRVVLAAEFALRRGDPRALAEQMQRTAAERKRKTPVGSSCGSVFKNPPGDSAGRLIEVAGLKGARVGQAQIAQTHANYIVNQGGASSDDVLRLIELARERVLREFGVALTLEVEILG, encoded by the coding sequence ATGATCGAAACGATCGTCGAAAACGAGCCTTTGGCGAAATATACCGCCTGGCGGATTGGCGGCCCGGCGCGCTGGTTCGGTACAGCCGCCACGCCCGCCGCGCTGCATGCCACGCTATCCTGGGCAGGCGAGCGCGGGGTGCAGGTGTTCGTGCTGGGCGGCGGCACCAACCTGCTGGTGCGCGACAGCGGCTTCGCTGGGCTGGTGCTGCGCTTGCGCGACCAGAGCGTGCAGATGCAGGCCGCAGGTGATGTGGGGTATGCTCGCGTGGGGGCGGGCGCACCAATGGCCGGCACCGTCCGGCGGCTGGCGGCTCAGGGCTGGGCCGGGCTCGAATGGGCCGAGGGCCTGCCCGGCACGATCGGCGGGGCAGTGTTCGGCAATGCCGGCTGCTATGGCGGCGATATCGCCACCATACTGCGGCGGGCCTGGCTACAGGTAGGCGACCATGTCGAGGAGTGGCCGGTCGAGCGCTTTGGCTACGGGTATCGCACCAGCGCCTTAAAAGCCGAACGTGCCGCGCTGCCGCTGGCTGGGGCTGCCGCGCCTACCGGCGCCGAGCGGCCTCAGCCGGCCACCAGGGTGGTGCTGGCAGCCGAGTTCGCGCTGCGCCGGGGCGACCCGCGCGCGCTGGCCGAGCAGATGCAGCGCACCGCCGCCGAGCGCAAGCGCAAGACGCCGGTGGGATCGTCGTGCGGCAGCGTGTTCAAGAACCCGCCCGGCGATAGTGCCGGCCGGCTGATCGAGGTGGCCGGGCTGAAGGGCGCGCGCGTGGGCCAGGCCCAGATCGCCCAGACCCACGCCAACTACATCGTCAACCAGGGCGGCGCCAGTAGCGACGACGTGCTGAGGCTGATCGAGCTGGCCCGTGAGCGCGTGCTGCGCGAGTTCGGCGTTGCACTTACGCTCGAAGTAGAGATACTCGGATGA
- a CDS encoding tetratricopeptide repeat protein — protein MTAEDNATFHRHVAEQLTARYGAGGPAPQDWRETLAWHWEQAGAYAEAVVATLEIAEARMTRLDFTTARRWAERALTQLDRLDGTQRHAHDLRAYALALAILEFGGQYREGLDYARRMLGIAQARGNNEATARAYLAVGRMQRELGQLMSAEVVLQQARMLASSDELSELEIEVRLHLAKVHQLQGRHLEALQELQLAQEESEQNDARIMLARVFSSIGDIYRILGASREAMTFYLRSLSLEQGRGSLLGQAILRDKIALSLLAQGKLDDALADAQESLELREQINDVVGRARSNTVIGMILLRLGRYQDAHARLLQALTLEEQLQNPRGQGIALLHLGNTARAQHTYDQALDFYQRAMAVTRRDNDQIGQARVYERIGDLNFDQGRRDQANAQWVEALKIREALHHADEAAELRERLRTGHPPRRS, from the coding sequence GTGACAGCTGAAGATAACGCTACATTTCATCGCCACGTTGCCGAGCAGTTGACTGCGCGCTATGGCGCGGGCGGGCCTGCGCCGCAAGATTGGCGCGAGACGCTGGCCTGGCATTGGGAGCAGGCCGGCGCCTACGCCGAGGCGGTTGTGGCCACACTTGAGATTGCTGAGGCGCGCATGACGCGCCTCGATTTCACTACGGCCCGGCGCTGGGCCGAGCGCGCGCTGACCCAGCTCGACCGGCTCGACGGCACGCAGCGCCACGCGCACGACCTGCGGGCCTACGCGCTGGCGCTGGCGATCCTCGAGTTTGGCGGGCAGTATCGCGAAGGCCTCGACTACGCGCGGCGCATGCTCGGCATCGCCCAGGCGCGCGGCAACAACGAAGCCACCGCGCGGGCCTACCTGGCGGTTGGCCGCATGCAGCGCGAGCTGGGCCAGCTGATGAGCGCCGAGGTGGTGCTGCAGCAGGCGCGCATGCTGGCATCGAGCGACGAGCTGAGCGAGCTCGAGATCGAGGTGCGCCTGCACCTGGCCAAGGTACACCAGCTGCAGGGCCGGCATCTCGAGGCGCTCCAGGAGCTTCAGCTGGCGCAGGAAGAATCTGAGCAGAACGACGCCCGGATCATGCTGGCGCGCGTGTTCAGCAGCATTGGCGATATCTACCGCATCCTGGGCGCCAGCCGCGAGGCCATGACCTTCTACCTGCGCTCGCTCAGCCTCGAGCAGGGCCGCGGTAGCCTGCTGGGCCAGGCGATCCTGCGCGACAAGATCGCGCTCTCGCTGCTGGCGCAGGGGAAGCTGGACGATGCGCTGGCCGACGCGCAAGAGAGCCTCGAGCTGCGCGAGCAGATCAACGATGTGGTTGGGCGCGCGCGCTCGAATACCGTGATCGGTATGATCTTGCTCCGGCTCGGGCGCTACCAGGATGCCCATGCGCGCCTGCTGCAGGCGCTAACGCTCGAAGAGCAGCTCCAGAACCCACGCGGCCAGGGCATCGCGCTGCTGCACCTGGGCAATACCGCCCGCGCACAGCATACGTACGATCAGGCGCTCGATTTCTACCAGCGCGCGATGGCGGTGACGCGGCGCGACAACGACCAGATCGGCCAGGCGCGCGTGTACGAGCGCATCGGCGACCTGAACTTCGACCAGGGCCGCCGCGACCAGGCCAACGCGCAGTGGGTCGAGGCGCTGAAGATCCGCGAGGCGCTGCACCATGCCGACGAAGCGGCCGAGCTGCGCGAGCGACTTCGGACCGGCCACCCGCCCAGGCGCAGCTAA
- the murC gene encoding UDP-N-acetylmuramate--L-alanine ligase, with the protein MHYHIVGIAGAGMSAIAHVLLDQGHTVSGSDLVRNPLADALAARGAAIVRGHAPEHVAGADTLLITSAVRAEHPEVAAARARGIPIVKRADLWRAWSAQRPIIAVAGTHGKTTTTAMIALALLEAGRAPGFLIGADVPDLPRNASWGSPAAPLVIEADEYDRTFLALTPQIAVITNVELDHVDIYPTAEAYDAAFRAFAEAAPDPRNLIVCGDDAGALRVAGQPAAQHYGIDEAVARDPVSCRRALLDWSAANVRDDAGGTSFDVWRYDRHSLATYCLGPCRIQLSGAHNVRNALAALAAVVCAGVAPAAALAALARYHGARRRFEIKGEAGGVLVIDDYAHHPSEVRATLAAARGRYGARRIVAYIQPHTYSRTRALLGEWASAFGDADIVLVGDVYAARETDTLGVDGALLAARLDHPHAHAVGDLAHASAALRRLVRPGDVVLTLGAGDGSRVGEALLES; encoded by the coding sequence ATGCACTACCACATCGTCGGCATCGCAGGCGCGGGCATGAGCGCAATTGCCCATGTGCTGCTCGACCAGGGGCACACTGTGAGTGGCTCGGATCTCGTGCGCAACCCGCTGGCCGACGCGCTGGCCGCGCGCGGCGCGGCGATCGTGCGCGGCCACGCGCCCGAGCACGTAGCCGGGGCCGATACGCTGCTGATCACCTCGGCCGTGCGCGCTGAGCATCCCGAGGTTGCGGCCGCGCGCGCGCGCGGCATTCCGATCGTGAAACGCGCCGACCTGTGGCGCGCCTGGTCGGCCCAGCGCCCGATCATCGCAGTGGCCGGCACGCACGGCAAGACCACCACAACCGCGATGATTGCGCTGGCGCTGCTCGAGGCCGGGCGCGCGCCCGGCTTTCTGATCGGCGCCGATGTGCCCGACCTGCCGCGCAACGCCAGCTGGGGCAGCCCGGCCGCGCCGCTGGTGATCGAGGCCGACGAGTACGACCGGACGTTCCTGGCGCTCACGCCGCAGATCGCGGTGATTACGAATGTCGAGCTCGACCATGTCGATATCTACCCAACCGCCGAGGCCTATGATGCGGCCTTTCGCGCCTTCGCAGAGGCAGCGCCCGACCCGCGCAACCTGATCGTCTGCGGCGACGACGCCGGCGCGCTGCGTGTGGCCGGCCAGCCGGCGGCTCAGCACTACGGCATCGACGAGGCCGTGGCGCGCGACCCGGTGTCGTGCCGGCGCGCCCTGCTCGACTGGTCGGCCGCGAATGTGCGCGACGACGCCGGCGGCACCAGCTTCGACGTATGGCGCTACGACCGGCACAGCCTTGCGACATACTGCCTGGGGCCGTGCCGCATCCAGCTCAGCGGCGCGCATAATGTGCGCAATGCACTGGCAGCGCTGGCGGCAGTGGTATGCGCGGGCGTGGCCCCGGCGGCGGCGCTGGCGGCGCTGGCGCGCTACCACGGCGCGCGGCGGCGCTTCGAGATCAAGGGCGAGGCCGGCGGCGTGCTGGTGATCGACGACTATGCGCACCATCCCAGCGAGGTGCGCGCGACCCTGGCCGCCGCGCGCGGCCGCTATGGCGCCCGGCGGATCGTGGCCTACATTCAGCCACACACCTACTCGCGCACGCGCGCGCTGCTCGGCGAGTGGGCCAGCGCCTTCGGCGACGCCGATATTGTGCTGGTTGGCGATGTGTACGCCGCGCGCGAGACCGACACGCTCGGCGTGGATGGCGCGCTGCTGGCCGCCCGGCTGGATCACCCGCACGCGCACGCGGTTGGCGATCTGGCCCATGCCAGCGCGGCGCTGCGCCGGCTCGTGCGGCCAGGCGATGTCGTGCTGACGCTGGGCGCTGGCGATGGCAGCCGGGTCGGCGAGGCGCTCCTGGAGTCGTGA
- the ftsW gene encoding putative lipid II flippase FtsW yields MFDTSKRKPDYPLLTAVGILVPLGLVMVYSASFVDAFTQHGNQLYYTLRQLTGVVLGTIGLLVAQRIDYRFWRSYSVQLIAAALLLLLVVLILPTGLTEVNGARSWIRIGIFSMQPSELAKLAMIVYFADWLSRRGERLDNVSYGLIPFAVMLGVVCGLVMLEGDLGTTIVLIIIAGMVYFTAGANLLHILGAAAVSAGAFWAMVKIAPFRQGRIAAWLDPFSDYLGAGWQPVHGLYALGSGGIFGVGLGQGRQKFLWLSQAHTDAIFAVIGEEFGLLGTLFVAGCFLVIAYRGLRIAGRAPDPFAALLATGLTGWLVFQALINMAVVTTLLPFTGLTLPFISYGSSSLIMCMVAVGILLSISRHTVERPRERAEQPRRALRLPPIALRERLAGWLPAPRSRRSGRAGQAASGSPRRNARRAR; encoded by the coding sequence ATGTTCGATACCTCTAAACGCAAACCCGACTACCCGCTGCTCACGGCGGTGGGCATCCTGGTGCCGCTGGGCCTGGTGATGGTCTACAGCGCCTCGTTTGTCGATGCGTTCACGCAGCATGGCAACCAGCTGTACTACACACTGCGCCAGCTCACCGGCGTCGTGCTCGGCACGATCGGCTTGCTGGTGGCGCAGCGGATCGACTACCGCTTCTGGCGCAGCTACTCGGTGCAGCTGATCGCAGCGGCGCTGCTGCTGCTGCTGGTGGTGCTGATCTTGCCGACCGGCCTGACCGAGGTCAATGGTGCGCGCAGCTGGATTCGCATCGGCATCTTCAGCATGCAGCCCTCGGAGCTGGCCAAGCTGGCCATGATTGTCTATTTTGCCGATTGGCTCTCGCGGCGCGGCGAGCGGCTCGACAACGTCAGCTACGGCCTCATCCCATTCGCCGTGATGCTTGGGGTGGTGTGCGGCCTGGTGATGCTCGAGGGCGATCTGGGCACCACGATTGTGCTGATCATTATTGCCGGCATGGTCTATTTTACTGCCGGGGCTAATCTGCTGCACATCCTCGGCGCGGCTGCGGTGTCGGCCGGGGCGTTCTGGGCAATGGTGAAGATCGCGCCATTCCGGCAGGGGCGCATTGCTGCCTGGCTCGACCCATTTTCCGACTACCTGGGGGCCGGGTGGCAGCCGGTGCATGGTCTGTACGCGCTCGGCAGCGGCGGGATCTTCGGCGTGGGCCTGGGGCAGGGCCGCCAGAAGTTTCTGTGGCTCTCGCAAGCCCACACCGATGCGATCTTCGCGGTGATCGGCGAGGAATTCGGGCTGCTCGGTACACTGTTCGTGGCCGGGTGCTTCCTGGTGATCGCCTACCGCGGCCTGCGCATCGCCGGCCGCGCGCCCGACCCATTCGCGGCGCTGCTGGCCACCGGGCTGACCGGCTGGCTGGTGTTCCAGGCGCTGATCAATATGGCGGTGGTGACGACACTGCTGCCGTTTACCGGGCTGACGCTGCCGTTCATTAGCTACGGCAGCTCGTCGCTGATTATGTGCATGGTCGCAGTTGGCATCTTGCTGAGTATCTCGCGCCACACCGTCGAGCGGCCGCGCGAGCGGGCCGAGCAGCCCCGGCGCGCGCTGCGGCTGCCGCCGATCGCCCTGCGCGAGCGGCTGGCCGGGTGGCTGCCGGCGCCGCGTAGCCGCCGTTCGGGCCGGGCCGGCCAGGCAGCATCCGGCAGCCCGCGGCGTAACGCCCGCCGGGCGCGCTAA
- a CDS encoding rhomboid family intramembrane serine protease: protein MFLHGGLLHIGFNAWALYTIGPESEQIYGTPRFLALYFIAGFAGGVASYLRSPIPAVGASGAIFGLIGGLAAFYYSSRKLLGEISRQQLGSLVTVIMINLLIGFSTPRIDNNAHIGGLIGGALVGWLLAPRFELDERLFPPQIVRRSLPFGWAGALVVLAILVAAVMTMNPPIR, encoded by the coding sequence ATGTTCCTGCACGGCGGGCTGCTCCACATCGGCTTCAACGCCTGGGCGCTGTATACGATCGGGCCTGAGAGCGAGCAGATCTACGGCACGCCGCGCTTCCTGGCGCTGTACTTCATCGCCGGGTTCGCGGGCGGCGTAGCCTCGTACTTGCGCTCGCCCATCCCGGCGGTGGGCGCGTCGGGCGCGATCTTCGGGCTGATCGGTGGGCTGGCGGCGTTCTACTACAGCTCGCGCAAGCTGCTCGGCGAGATCTCGCGCCAGCAGCTCGGCAGCCTGGTCACCGTGATTATGATCAACCTGTTGATCGGCTTCAGCACGCCGCGGATCGACAACAATGCCCACATCGGTGGGCTGATCGGCGGGGCGCTGGTGGGCTGGCTGCTGGCACCGCGCTTCGAGCTCGACGAGCGGCTGTTCCCGCCGCAGATTGTGCGGCGCAGCCTGCCCTTCGGCTGGGCCGGCGCGCTGGTGGTGCTGGCGATCCTGGTGGCCGCAGTGATGACCATGAATCCACCTATCCGGTAG
- the murD gene encoding UDP-N-acetylmuramoyl-L-alanine--D-glutamate ligase — MGLGLHGGGLGVARFLAAHGADVTVTDLRGPELLQPSLDALAGYPIRFVLGRHDEADFSAADMVIRNPGVPRESRFLQIARAAGAAIEMEMTLFFRLCPGPILGITGTKGKTTTTLLAAAMLRAQHPDTVVAGNLRVSALEALPQIGPQTPVVLELSSWQLEGLDEARLSPGYACVTNLSPDHLDRYGSMEAYGAAKQAIFRWQGPDGVVVLNRDDATVAGWAARAPGRVAWFGGRTGAGAADLAYDDAGIWQADTLLLARDDVPLAGRHNLANVAAAAALAGCFGVAAEPIRAATRSFGGVEHRLELVRELGGVQYINDTAATAPEAAIAALHSFGRPIVLIAGGADKNLPFEAFAQAIAARARALVLLNGTATPKLQAAIERVTSGATKSAAQLLTQAGPYGDFAAAIAAAQALARPGDVVLLAPGCASFGMFRNEFHRGDEFRRIVNQL; from the coding sequence ATGGGCCTGGGCCTACACGGCGGCGGGCTGGGGGTTGCGCGCTTCCTGGCCGCACATGGCGCCGACGTGACCGTCACCGATTTGCGCGGGCCTGAGCTGCTGCAGCCCTCGCTCGACGCGCTGGCGGGCTATCCCATCCGCTTTGTGCTTGGCCGGCACGACGAGGCCGACTTCAGCGCGGCCGACATGGTCATCCGCAACCCCGGTGTCCCACGCGAGTCGCGCTTCCTGCAGATCGCGCGCGCGGCCGGCGCGGCGATTGAGATGGAGATGACGCTGTTCTTCCGCCTGTGCCCCGGCCCGATCCTGGGTATCACCGGCACCAAGGGGAAGACCACCACCACGCTGCTGGCGGCCGCAATGTTGCGCGCGCAGCATCCCGACACCGTCGTAGCCGGTAACCTGCGCGTCTCGGCGCTCGAGGCGCTGCCGCAGATCGGGCCGCAGACACCCGTGGTGCTCGAGCTGTCGAGCTGGCAGCTCGAGGGGCTCGACGAAGCCCGGCTCAGCCCTGGCTACGCCTGCGTCACCAACCTCTCGCCCGACCATCTCGACCGCTATGGGTCGATGGAGGCGTACGGCGCGGCCAAGCAGGCGATCTTCCGCTGGCAAGGCCCGGATGGCGTGGTGGTGCTGAATCGCGACGACGCGACCGTGGCCGGCTGGGCTGCCCGCGCGCCTGGCCGGGTGGCCTGGTTCGGCGGCCGCACCGGCGCCGGCGCCGCCGATCTGGCCTACGACGACGCCGGCATATGGCAGGCCGACACACTGCTGCTGGCGCGCGACGACGTACCGCTGGCGGGCCGGCACAACCTGGCGAACGTGGCGGCGGCCGCAGCACTGGCCGGCTGCTTCGGCGTCGCGGCCGAGCCAATTCGTGCGGCGACGCGCAGCTTTGGCGGCGTTGAGCACCGGCTCGAGCTTGTGCGCGAACTCGGCGGCGTGCAATATATCAACGACACCGCCGCCACCGCGCCCGAGGCGGCAATCGCCGCGCTGCACAGCTTCGGCCGGCCGATCGTGCTGATCGCGGGCGGGGCCGACAAGAACCTGCCGTTCGAGGCCTTCGCGCAGGCGATTGCCGCGCGCGCCAGAGCGCTGGTGCTGCTGAACGGCACGGCCACGCCGAAGCTACAGGCGGCGATCGAGCGTGTGACATCGGGGGCCACGAAAAGCGCGGCCCAACTCCTAACGCAGGCAGGCCCGTACGGCGATTTCGCCGCAGCAATTGCGGCCGCGCAGGCGCTGGCCAGGCCGGGCGATGTGGTGCTGCTGGCGCCGGGCTGTGCGAGCTTCGGCATGTTTCGCAACGAATTCCACCGCGGCGATGAGTTTCGGCGGATCGTCAATCAGCTTTGA
- a CDS encoding phospho-N-acetylmuramoyl-pentapeptide-transferase has translation MGSALRSVLVDNMSRALLLAAAAFVLTLATGGYWVRFLRAKRIGKQIRSEGPQSHIIKTGTPTMGGIIILLPVIALTIGFNLVDRWSMLLPLAVLTGFAVLGGIDDYMSLVGTRSKTYGFTPRRKLVLTIIIALGASLVLYLPAPFGLQKAEFKGPVIIPFVGQWDIGLWYIPLATFIIIATSHAVNLTDGLDSLAGWNLTIAFAAYGVITFLDQKFINLMAFNFTLVGACAAFLWFNAHPAQVFMGDLGSLALGAVLAVIALQSQQWLLLPIVGVVFVAEALSVMIQVGYFKWTRRYFGEGRRFFKMSPLHNHFELLGWSETQVMQRFVLVGMVAALIGISLALTLHDADQRALSDTPAPVVQTSVRTGEQCCR, from the coding sequence GTGGGAAGTGCCTTACGATCAGTGCTGGTCGATAACATGTCGCGCGCGCTGCTGCTGGCTGCAGCCGCGTTCGTGCTGACGCTCGCCACCGGCGGCTACTGGGTGCGCTTCCTGCGCGCGAAACGGATCGGCAAGCAGATTCGCAGCGAAGGCCCGCAGAGCCATATCATCAAGACCGGTACGCCGACGATGGGCGGGATCATCATCCTGCTGCCGGTGATCGCGCTGACGATCGGCTTCAACCTGGTCGACCGCTGGTCGATGCTGCTGCCGCTGGCGGTGCTGACCGGCTTCGCGGTGCTGGGCGGCATCGACGACTATATGTCGCTGGTGGGCACGCGCTCGAAGACCTACGGCTTCACGCCGCGGCGCAAGCTGGTGCTGACGATTATTATCGCGCTGGGGGCCAGCCTGGTGCTGTATCTGCCGGCGCCGTTCGGCCTGCAGAAGGCCGAGTTCAAAGGCCCGGTGATCATCCCGTTCGTCGGGCAGTGGGACATTGGCCTGTGGTACATTCCGCTGGCGACCTTCATCATTATTGCTACCAGCCACGCCGTAAACCTTACCGATGGCCTCGATAGCCTGGCTGGCTGGAACCTGACGATCGCCTTCGCAGCCTATGGCGTGATCACCTTTCTCGATCAGAAGTTCATTAACCTGATGGCCTTCAACTTCACGTTGGTGGGCGCCTGCGCGGCCTTTCTGTGGTTCAACGCGCACCCGGCCCAGGTGTTTATGGGCGATCTCGGCTCGCTCGCGCTCGGAGCAGTGCTGGCGGTGATCGCGCTGCAGTCGCAGCAATGGCTGCTGCTGCCGATCGTCGGGGTGGTGTTCGTGGCCGAGGCGCTCTCGGTGATGATCCAGGTGGGCTATTTCAAGTGGACCCGCCGCTACTTTGGTGAGGGCCGGCGCTTCTTTAAAATGTCGCCGCTGCACAATCACTTCGAGCTGCTGGGCTGGAGCGAGACGCAGGTGATGCAGCGCTTTGTGCTGGTGGGCATGGTCGCGGCGCTGATCGGTATCTCGCTGGCGCTAACACTGCACGACGCCGACCAGCGCGCCCTGTCCGACACGCCCGCGCCGGTCGTTCAGACAAGCGTACGCACGGGCGAGCAGTGCTGCCGGTAG
- the murF gene encoding UDP-N-acetylmuramoyl-tripeptide--D-alanyl-D-alanine ligase, whose amino-acid sequence MLKLAEVLAGVQPKETRQVPAIPGVLGQVAFPEAVIDSRLATPGCLFVALSGERVDGHDFLADAVARGAHAALVRRDRAGGLVSGQPYALVEPTGAGLAEARPDTVLLIAVDQPLAALHRLAAYHREQFSPTLIGITGSVGKTSTKEVTAAVLQRRYRTLKNPRSYNNESTLPLTLLQLQATDEVAVLEMGAYVPGDIALLAQLARPHIGIVTNIGPSHLERMGSIEMVAHTKAELVRALPPGGHAILNIDDERVRAMAQQTQARPFFYGLDPAADLWADQIEGRGLAGISFRAHHAGEAVMLNLPLLGRHSVHTALAAAAAGLLLGLGWDAIVDGLRDESAQLRLLAVPGIGGAMLIDDTYNASPASSMAALNLLDDLGGRKIAVLGDMLELGAIEEAAHRLVGRRVAEVADLLITVGRRASWIADEALRSGLAAGRIHQFDHHRDVIGLLSGILSAGDHVLIKGSRGAAMEGIVAALQLVTPG is encoded by the coding sequence GTGTTGAAGCTGGCTGAAGTGCTGGCCGGAGTGCAGCCGAAGGAGACGCGGCAGGTGCCTGCGATCCCCGGCGTGCTCGGGCAGGTGGCCTTCCCCGAGGCGGTGATCGACTCGCGGTTGGCAACACCCGGCTGCCTGTTCGTGGCGCTGAGCGGCGAGCGGGTGGATGGGCACGATTTCCTGGCCGACGCCGTCGCGCGTGGCGCCCATGCGGCGCTGGTGCGGCGCGACCGAGCAGGCGGGCTGGTATCTGGCCAGCCATACGCGCTGGTAGAGCCTACTGGCGCGGGGCTGGCAGAGGCCAGGCCCGACACAGTGCTGCTGATCGCGGTCGATCAGCCGCTGGCGGCACTGCACCGGCTGGCAGCATACCATCGCGAGCAGTTTAGCCCTACGCTGATCGGCATCACCGGCAGCGTGGGCAAGACCTCGACGAAGGAAGTGACTGCGGCGGTGCTGCAACGTCGGTATCGCACCTTAAAAAATCCAAGAAGCTATAACAACGAGTCCACATTGCCCTTGACCCTGCTCCAGCTGCAGGCTACCGACGAGGTGGCCGTGCTGGAGATGGGGGCATATGTGCCGGGCGATATTGCGCTACTGGCGCAACTCGCCCGGCCACATATCGGCATCGTGACCAATATCGGGCCATCGCACCTGGAGCGCATGGGCAGCATCGAGATGGTAGCGCACACCAAGGCCGAGCTTGTGCGGGCGCTGCCGCCGGGCGGCCACGCCATCCTGAATATCGACGACGAGCGCGTGCGCGCAATGGCCCAGCAAACCCAGGCCCGGCCGTTCTTCTACGGGCTCGACCCGGCCGCCGACCTGTGGGCCGATCAGATCGAGGGCCGCGGGCTGGCGGGCATCAGCTTCCGCGCACACCACGCCGGCGAGGCGGTGATGCTGAACCTGCCGCTGCTTGGGCGGCATAGCGTTCACACTGCACTGGCGGCTGCCGCCGCCGGGCTGCTGCTCGGCCTGGGCTGGGACGCGATCGTCGACGGGTTGCGCGACGAGTCGGCCCAGCTGCGGCTGCTGGCGGTACCGGGGATCGGCGGGGCCATGCTGATCGACGACACCTACAACGCCTCGCCGGCCTCTTCGATGGCCGCGCTCAACCTGCTCGACGATTTAGGTGGCCGCAAGATCGCGGTGCTGGGCGACATGCTCGAGCTCGGTGCGATCGAAGAAGCGGCGCACCGGCTGGTGGGCCGGCGCGTGGCCGAGGTGGCCGACCTGCTGATCACAGTCGGCCGGCGCGCCAGCTGGATCGCCGACGAAGCCCTGCGCTCGGGCCTTGCAGCCGGGCGCATCCACCAGTTCGATCACCATCGCGACGTGATCGGCCTTCTGAGCGGTATCCTGAGCGCCGGCGATCATGTGTTGATCAAAGGCTCGCGCGGCGCCGCTATGGAGGGGATCGTCGCGGCCTTGCAGCTGGTTACACCCGGCTGA